In the genome of Thermosphaera aggregans DSM 11486, one region contains:
- a CDS encoding 2-oxoacid:acceptor oxidoreductase family protein translates to MKKEILVVGRGGQGVLLMGRIIGLAASKYANLYAVSTESYASETRGGESRAEVIVASDIGEIDYLKVQKPDIAVFMYPFRLDYYLKILRPETLVFIDNLVVPEEKFSNYNLKSQPYSSIAESIGSQRVTNMVILGHMLKVTGLMEIKHVQEALKEIVPEKWLELNIKALEKGYSLPP, encoded by the coding sequence GTGAAGAAGGAAATCCTGGTTGTGGGTAGGGGTGGACAGGGAGTATTGTTAATGGGGAGGATAATCGGTTTAGCCGCAAGCAAGTATGCCAACCTCTACGCGGTTTCAACGGAGTCGTACGCCAGCGAGACGAGAGGTGGGGAGAGCCGGGCTGAAGTGATAGTGGCGAGTGATATTGGCGAGATAGACTACTTGAAGGTGCAGAAGCCTGACATTGCGGTTTTCATGTATCCATTCAGGCTTGACTATTATTTGAAAATACTACGCCCAGAAACCTTGGTCTTCATCGATAATCTAGTCGTTCCAGAGGAGAAATTCTCCAATTATAATTTGAAATCCCAGCCTTACAGTAGCATAGCAGAATCTATCGGTTCGCAAAGGGTTACAAACATGGTTATATTGGGACATATGTTGAAGGTTACAGGTCTAATGGAGATCAAGCATGTCCAAGAAGCTTTAAAGGAGATTGTCCCGGAGAAATGGTTAGAGTTAAATATAAAAGCTCTTGAGAAAGGCTACTCTCTCCCGCCTTAA
- a CDS encoding Tfx family DNA-binding protein: MTGKKYGLLTEKQYRILELRSKGYTQAQIAKILSTSRSNVSMLEKAALEKIRLAKETLKLYQELNSAAVVTVEPGTHLVDIPGIILRKADEVNVKLRANFTLIYDMLRYKAGQKGKITDRRVKILIMRDGSIDVLD; encoded by the coding sequence TTGACTGGGAAAAAATACGGCCTCTTGACCGAAAAACAGTATCGGATCCTAGAGTTGCGGTCTAAAGGCTATACTCAGGCGCAAATAGCGAAAATCCTGAGCACTTCAAGGAGCAATGTATCAATGCTCGAGAAGGCTGCCTTAGAAAAAATAAGGCTCGCTAAGGAAACCTTAAAACTATATCAAGAGCTGAACTCAGCCGCTGTAGTCACTGTTGAACCGGGAACCCATCTCGTCGACATCCCTGGAATTATCTTAAGAAAGGCCGATGAAGTTAATGTTAAACTTAGGGCGAATTTCACGCTTATTTACGATATGTTAAGGTACAAGGCAGGACAAAAAGGTAAGATAACTGATAGAAGGGTCAAAATCCTCATAATGAGGGATGGCTCTATAGATGTGTTAGATTAG
- a CDS encoding PadR family transcriptional regulator translates to MIKTPLKKYLRLKILEELSIGDKHGYALAKEIFSTIGLKPNTSLLYPLLKMLEREGLISSRKEVHGSRLKKVYTITEKGLEYLKTNNSVMDELRLFEKRMREMKELGIPELLMGLKNIYENLDKLGEKEKHILKDIIRSFHIQLKNVLGEVY, encoded by the coding sequence GTGATAAAAACCCCTCTCAAGAAGTATTTAAGGCTTAAAATCTTGGAGGAATTATCGATTGGAGATAAGCATGGGTACGCGTTGGCGAAGGAGATTTTCAGCACTATTGGGTTGAAGCCGAATACAAGCCTACTCTACCCGTTATTGAAAATGCTTGAGAGGGAGGGACTTATTTCTTCGAGAAAGGAGGTTCACGGTTCCCGTTTGAAGAAAGTCTACACTATTACTGAAAAAGGCTTAGAATACTTGAAAACAAACAACTCTGTAATGGACGAGCTCAGACTGTTTGAAAAAAGGATGAGGGAGATGAAGGAGCTTGGGATTCCCGAATTACTAATGGGTTTGAAAAATATTTATGAAAACCTTGACAAGCTCGGAGAGAAGGAGAAGCATATTCTAAAAGACATTATTCGTTCATTTCACATTCAATTAAAAAACGTTTTAGGTGAGGTTTATTGA
- a CDS encoding DUF2299 domain-containing protein, which produces MSNNAYELISKWLVEESFTIRRLEAPPEAKILWGLDVFTPGQPSVNFKIINPADKPDRVLIVLGIGISPDHRRELDKLKQTEKLKVISNILGKALSVCIDCQITVQPNMIDPQALSILLALFNEEIALYGKPYFMRLVARTLNTYFAIISGFNEWFPVIPEDSRKKIQPYA; this is translated from the coding sequence TTGTCTAATAACGCCTACGAATTGATTAGCAAGTGGCTTGTTGAGGAATCATTCACTATTAGAAGGCTTGAAGCCCCTCCGGAAGCTAAGATATTGTGGGGGCTGGACGTTTTCACGCCTGGTCAACCAAGTGTTAACTTCAAAATAATCAACCCTGCTGATAAGCCAGACCGGGTTTTGATCGTGCTAGGGATAGGGATATCTCCGGATCACAGGAGAGAGCTCGATAAGCTGAAACAGACTGAGAAGTTGAAAGTTATCTCTAACATTTTAGGAAAAGCATTGAGCGTGTGCATAGATTGTCAGATAACTGTTCAACCCAATATGATTGATCCTCAAGCGTTGAGCATACTACTCGCCCTTTTCAACGAGGAAATAGCCCTGTATGGCAAACCTTATTTCATGAGACTTGTAGCAAGAACTCTTAACACTTATTTCGCAATAATCTCCGGGTTTAATGAGTGGTTTCCAGTAATCCCAGAGGATTCTAGAAAGAAAATCCAGCCCTATGCTTAG
- a CDS encoding ABC transporter permease — translation MRLVDMIKLSTKNLSERKVRAVLTIIGIAIGPLALITISSVTSGYGNYIVQSILGLGQNMIVVMPGQNYKLTQDDLELLKSIEGVVDATPFYSTQGEITIGGERKTVFIYGVDSNFLLQAIISLQVKEGTPPLETDIGKAMIGYSIAFDNSGARQYGIGDVISVTVYQIDEGGRIKVKRLNVAVTAVLEKYGGAAFLNPDQTIFTPIETIQRMLGIKDWTGILILAENPSQVDQVTAKIREIYGGNVDVISFLAIARIAMSIINTVDFITFAATLSAFAVAIAGTASTMITSVIERTREIGVMKALGFKDRQVLLLIIMEGILMSLIGVAVGSAFGVVGAHLLSKYGLTITGGGFAVRIEASPDLSPILFIRTTILTILVGIAGAAFPAYRAMKIPPAVALRYE, via the coding sequence ATGCGCTTAGTCGACATGATAAAGCTGAGCACGAAAAACCTTTCCGAAAGAAAGGTGAGAGCGGTTTTAACCATTATAGGAATAGCGATAGGACCGCTGGCCCTTATAACAATTTCTAGCGTTACCAGCGGATATGGGAACTACATTGTTCAAAGCATACTTGGTCTCGGTCAAAACATGATCGTTGTTATGCCTGGACAGAATTACAAGCTCACGCAGGATGATTTGGAATTGCTTAAGTCTATTGAAGGAGTTGTGGATGCAACACCATTCTACTCCACCCAAGGTGAAATAACAATAGGAGGAGAGAGAAAGACTGTTTTCATATACGGCGTGGATTCTAACTTTCTTTTGCAAGCAATAATAAGTCTTCAGGTAAAAGAAGGAACTCCTCCACTGGAAACGGATATTGGAAAAGCAATGATAGGTTACTCGATCGCTTTTGATAACTCGGGGGCAAGGCAGTACGGTATCGGTGACGTTATTTCTGTAACAGTGTATCAGATCGACGAAGGAGGGAGAATAAAAGTCAAAAGATTAAACGTGGCTGTTACAGCAGTATTGGAGAAATACGGGGGCGCCGCTTTCCTCAACCCTGATCAGACCATATTCACCCCAATAGAAACCATTCAGAGAATGCTGGGAATCAAGGATTGGACGGGTATTTTGATTTTAGCTGAGAATCCGTCCCAAGTCGACCAGGTAACCGCAAAAATACGTGAAATCTACGGTGGAAACGTAGACGTGATTTCGTTTCTCGCCATAGCTCGAATAGCGATGAGTATTATAAATACGGTTGATTTCATAACTTTTGCCGCCACGCTGTCAGCCTTCGCTGTCGCAATAGCAGGAACCGCTTCAACAATGATTACAAGCGTGATCGAGAGAACAAGGGAGATAGGCGTGATGAAGGCTTTGGGCTTCAAGGATCGGCAAGTCCTTCTTTTAATAATCATGGAAGGAATTCTAATGAGCCTGATAGGGGTGGCCGTGGGGAGTGCTTTCGGAGTTGTAGGCGCCCATTTACTCTCAAAATATGGGTTAACAATAACGGGAGGAGGCTTTGCCGTGAGGATTGAAGCCTCGCCTGACCTATCACCTATTCTTTTCATAAGGACGACTATTTTAACGATTCTCGTCGGAATCGCCGGTGCAGCGTTCCCTGCTTATAGGGCTATGAAAATACCGCCGGCTGTAGCCTTGAGATACGAGTAA
- a CDS encoding EamA family transporter, giving the protein MQAWLLYSVISLILWGMWGVILKYSNNFYNTVTTYYLSTIGSFATATVLTLIMKNDFNANPLKHMQYPLVAGFFGTLGYWFMVKALEQGKASIVITVTAVYPIITLALSILILSEKLTLTQIIGILMAVLGIVLMST; this is encoded by the coding sequence ATGCAGGCCTGGCTCCTCTACTCGGTTATTTCTCTTATTTTATGGGGGATGTGGGGAGTGATTTTAAAATACTCGAATAATTTCTACAATACAGTAACAACTTACTATCTCAGCACGATCGGGTCTTTTGCGACAGCGACGGTTTTAACCCTGATCATGAAGAACGATTTCAACGCCAACCCCCTTAAGCACATGCAATATCCACTTGTAGCAGGATTCTTTGGAACGCTTGGATACTGGTTCATGGTTAAAGCACTGGAACAGGGTAAGGCCAGTATTGTTATCACAGTAACTGCTGTCTACCCTATAATTACTTTAGCATTATCAATTCTAATCTTAAGTGAGAAACTTACCCTAACACAGATCATTGGGATATTAATGGCAGTGCTCGGCATCGTTCTCATGAGTACTTAG
- a CDS encoding ABC transporter ATP-binding protein → MSEIIKLINVKKVYRVGSVETVALKGVSMSISKGDLLSIMGPSGSGKTTLLNMIGLLDKPTEGNILVEGVDVTRLTSDQIADIRNRKIGFVFQQFNLINRLTVLENIELPLIARGVPRNIRVKKAVEALRLAGGDESWLRKRPSQLSGGQQQRVAIARALVGSPELILADEPTGNLDRKSARLVVETFLKLNESGIAVCVVTHDPEIANCTRKVFIIRDGSIMSVEEPDKDKCILHTVQG, encoded by the coding sequence ATGAGCGAAATAATTAAGCTCATTAACGTTAAGAAAGTCTACAGAGTTGGAAGTGTTGAAACGGTGGCTCTTAAAGGAGTAAGCATGAGCATCAGCAAGGGCGATCTGCTCTCAATAATGGGTCCAAGCGGATCAGGTAAGACAACTCTACTGAATATGATCGGCCTTCTAGACAAGCCTACTGAAGGCAACATTTTAGTTGAAGGAGTTGATGTTACAAGACTCACAAGCGACCAAATAGCTGATATAAGAAATAGAAAAATAGGTTTTGTTTTCCAACAGTTTAATCTGATAAACAGGCTTACAGTCCTGGAAAATATTGAACTACCTTTGATAGCCAGGGGGGTGCCAAGAAATATTAGGGTGAAGAAGGCTGTTGAGGCCCTGAGGCTTGCTGGAGGCGATGAGTCATGGCTCCGCAAAAGACCCAGCCAGCTCAGCGGTGGTCAGCAGCAAAGGGTTGCTATCGCGCGAGCACTTGTGGGAAGCCCGGAGCTAATCCTGGCTGATGAGCCGACAGGAAACCTTGACAGGAAAAGCGCTAGGCTTGTAGTTGAAACCTTTCTGAAGCTTAACGAATCGGGGATCGCTGTGTGCGTGGTGACGCATGATCCTGAGATTGCTAATTGTACGCGTAAGGTTTTTATCATAAGAGATGGGTCAATCATGTCTGTGGAGGAGCCTGATAAAGATAAGTGTATTTTACACACTGTTCAGGGGTGA
- a CDS encoding ATP-binding cassette domain-containing protein has translation MIVVENLVKKFKDVTAVNDVSFTVKKGEIFGLLGPNGAGKTTTIHIIATLLKPTSGKVLVSGIDVSEKPQLVREKIGIVFQDPSLDNQLTAYDNMYVHGKLYGIDKSVLGRKINDLLELVELRDFKDKQVRFFSGGMRRRLEIARSLLHEPEVLILDEPTIGLDPQSRNKVWEYLRKIGKEYDMTILLTTHYMDEAEELANRIAIMDHGKIVAMGSSEELKSMLGRDVILLRLTGDPQGFCRKLSFVKDCKLTNDGRMELLVDNASRCIPEIFEVANHNGVKILEINYRRPTLNDVFLHLTGRELRDQLEETVPLPPRRGFRW, from the coding sequence ATGATTGTTGTTGAAAACCTTGTGAAAAAATTCAAGGACGTGACGGCCGTAAACGATGTTTCCTTTACCGTGAAGAAAGGGGAAATATTCGGATTGCTGGGTCCAAACGGGGCGGGTAAAACCACCACTATTCACATAATAGCAACACTTTTGAAGCCGACATCTGGAAAGGTACTTGTTAGTGGTATAGACGTTTCAGAAAAACCACAACTCGTAAGGGAAAAGATTGGAATAGTGTTTCAAGACCCAAGTCTTGACAACCAGCTCACGGCTTACGATAACATGTATGTACACGGTAAGTTATACGGTATAGATAAGAGTGTGTTGGGGAGAAAGATAAACGATCTCCTCGAGCTAGTGGAGTTGAGAGATTTCAAGGATAAGCAGGTAAGATTCTTCAGCGGCGGAATGAGGAGGAGGCTTGAAATCGCAAGAAGTTTGCTTCATGAGCCGGAAGTACTCATATTGGATGAACCTACGATCGGATTGGACCCTCAGTCGAGGAATAAGGTATGGGAGTATCTCAGGAAAATAGGAAAAGAATACGATATGACAATCTTACTCACCACTCACTACATGGATGAGGCCGAGGAATTAGCCAACAGGATTGCTATAATGGATCATGGTAAAATCGTAGCAATGGGTTCCTCTGAAGAATTAAAGTCAATGCTAGGACGGGATGTAATCTTGTTAAGGCTCACAGGAGATCCGCAAGGCTTCTGCAGGAAGCTGAGTTTCGTTAAAGATTGCAAGCTAACCAATGATGGTAGAATGGAACTTCTAGTGGACAACGCGTCGAGATGCATACCAGAGATCTTCGAGGTGGCAAACCATAACGGCGTTAAAATACTAGAGATAAACTATAGGAGACCAACCCTCAATGACGTTTTCTTACATTTGACAGGAAGAGAGTTAAGGGATCAATTGGAGGAAACAGTGCCTCTTCCCCCGAGGAGAGGCTTTAGATGGTGA